In Pseudomonas fluorescens NCIMB 11764, a single window of DNA contains:
- a CDS encoding GFA family protein has protein sequence MQLEGSCHCGAVSFSLNSAHPYPYQRCYCSICRKTQGGGGYSVNIAGDAASLKVRGRKSIAIYHARLKDEGDKRAHRSTAERHFCSVCGSGLWLFSPEWPELIHPFASAIDTALPVPPEYTHVMLGSKAPWVEVAPHHGDRQCETWPEESIAQWHERLDVVR, from the coding sequence ATGCAACTCGAAGGCTCGTGCCATTGCGGCGCCGTGTCGTTCAGTCTGAACAGCGCCCACCCCTACCCTTATCAACGTTGCTACTGCTCGATCTGCCGCAAGACCCAGGGCGGCGGCGGTTACTCGGTCAACATCGCCGGTGATGCCGCCAGCCTCAAGGTGCGCGGTCGCAAATCCATTGCGATCTATCACGCGCGACTCAAGGACGAAGGCGACAAACGCGCCCACCGCAGCACGGCAGAGCGGCATTTCTGCTCGGTGTGTGGCTCGGGATTGTGGCTGTTCAGCCCTGAATGGCCGGAGCTGATCCACCCGTTCGCCTCGGCCATCGACACCGCGCTACCCGTGCCACCCGAATACACGCACGTGATGCTTGGCTCGAAAGCGCCGTGGGTGGAGGTTGCGCCGCATCACGGTGATCGGCAGTGCGAAACCTGGCCCGAGGAATCCATCGCGCAGTGGCATGAGCGCCTGGATGTGGTCCGCTAG
- a CDS encoding PaaI family thioesterase: MLDALKKINSTSAFNRWAGFDVTRAEPGEVELTMAFRETDMAQYAGFLHAGLIGALLDTACGFAAGTVAGNVLAAHFSVNCLAPAIGEVFIARGQVVKAGKKQVFARAELFAQTGDQLKLVATGDAILVPIQQ; encoded by the coding sequence ATGCTTGATGCACTCAAAAAGATCAATTCAACGTCCGCCTTCAACCGCTGGGCCGGTTTCGACGTCACTCGCGCCGAGCCCGGCGAGGTGGAACTGACCATGGCTTTTCGCGAGACTGACATGGCGCAATACGCTGGCTTCCTGCATGCCGGCCTGATCGGCGCGCTGCTCGATACCGCCTGTGGGTTTGCGGCCGGAACGGTCGCTGGCAATGTCCTGGCGGCGCATTTTTCGGTGAATTGCCTGGCGCCCGCCATCGGTGAAGTGTTCATTGCGCGCGGCCAGGTGGTGAAGGCCGGGAAGAAACAGGTGTTTGCCCGCGCCGAACTGTTCGCACAAACCGGAGATCAGTTGAAGCTGGTGGCAACCGGCGATGCGATCCTGGTGCCGATCCAGCAGTGA
- a CDS encoding aminotransferase class V-fold PLP-dependent enzyme: MSKLYPSIDPEGLVEYSVVYTDRSLNHMSQSFQGVMKNISKTLKQVYNAQAVAVVPGSGTFGMEAVARQFATDQQCLVIRNGWFSYRWSQILEMGHIPAATTVLKARPVDTGRQAAYAPPPLDEVLAAIQAQKPQIVFAPHVETSSGIILPDEYLRAVGDAVHAVGGLFVLDCIASGTLWVDMHNCAVDLLISAPQKGWSASPCCALVMFSSLALERIEQTQSSSFACDLKKWLQIMQAYEQGGHAYHATMPSDALARFNEVMKETQAYGFDKVRGEQQALGDRVRAMLTGKGIKSVAAAGFQAPGVVVSYTDDADIKSGKKFANHGLQIAAGVPLQCDEPADFQTFRIGLFGLEKLHNIERTVSTLEQALDEVMAN; encoded by the coding sequence ATGTCAAAGCTCTATCCCAGTATCGATCCCGAAGGGCTGGTCGAGTACTCGGTGGTCTACACCGACCGCTCGCTCAACCACATGTCGCAGTCATTTCAAGGCGTGATGAAGAACATTTCCAAGACCCTGAAACAGGTCTACAACGCCCAGGCGGTTGCGGTGGTCCCGGGCAGCGGCACATTCGGCATGGAAGCGGTGGCGCGACAGTTTGCCACCGACCAGCAATGCCTGGTGATACGCAACGGCTGGTTCAGTTATCGCTGGAGCCAGATCCTTGAGATGGGCCACATCCCGGCGGCCACCACGGTGCTGAAAGCCCGACCGGTCGACACGGGTCGCCAGGCAGCCTACGCCCCACCCCCTCTGGACGAAGTGCTGGCAGCCATTCAGGCGCAGAAGCCGCAGATTGTCTTCGCCCCCCACGTTGAAACCTCATCAGGCATTATCCTGCCCGACGAGTACCTGCGGGCCGTCGGCGACGCCGTGCATGCGGTGGGTGGCCTGTTCGTGCTGGACTGCATCGCCTCAGGCACGCTTTGGGTTGATATGCACAATTGCGCAGTCGACCTGCTGATCAGCGCACCGCAGAAAGGCTGGAGCGCCTCCCCTTGCTGCGCCCTGGTGATGTTCAGTTCCCTGGCCCTCGAGCGCATCGAACAGACGCAGAGCAGCAGCTTCGCCTGCGACCTGAAAAAGTGGCTGCAGATCATGCAGGCCTACGAACAGGGCGGACATGCCTACCATGCGACCATGCCCAGCGATGCCCTGGCGCGATTTAACGAAGTGATGAAAGAGACGCAAGCCTACGGTTTCGACAAGGTCCGCGGCGAACAACAGGCTCTGGGTGATCGGGTGCGCGCAATGTTGACCGGCAAAGGCATCAAGAGCGTGGCGGCAGCCGGCTTTCAGGCCCCTGGCGTAGTGGTGAGCTACACCGATGATGCCGACATCAAGAGCGGTAAGAAATTTGCCAATCACGGCCTGCAGATCGCCGCCGGAGTGCCGTTGCAATGCGACGAGCCGGCCGACTTCCAGACCTTCCGCATCGGTCTGTTCGGACTCGAAAAGCTGCACAATATCGAGCGCACGGTCAGTACCCTCGAGCAGGCGCTGGACGAGGTGATGGCTAACTAA
- a CDS encoding copper chaperone PCu(A)C — translation MNSNAIKTAINVRVKTAVLGLFLLGTALQVSAQTQVEDAWVRATVAGQQATGAFMTVTASSDSKLLSVQTPVAKVVQIHESTMKNDVMSMHPVEFVALPAGTAVTLNPHGYHVMLIDLVGQVKEGDTVPLTLTVENANGEKESIKVEAQARALNMPDHSKMH, via the coding sequence ATGAATTCGAATGCTATTAAAACCGCCATCAATGTGCGCGTTAAAACGGCTGTCCTGGGGCTTTTTCTGCTGGGAACGGCGCTTCAGGTTTCAGCCCAGACTCAAGTGGAAGACGCCTGGGTACGTGCCACCGTTGCCGGGCAACAAGCAACCGGCGCGTTCATGACGGTCACCGCGAGCAGCGACAGCAAACTGCTAAGCGTGCAAACACCGGTCGCTAAAGTTGTGCAGATTCACGAGTCGACGATGAAAAACGACGTGATGAGCATGCACCCCGTGGAGTTCGTTGCCTTGCCCGCAGGGACAGCGGTCACCCTGAATCCTCATGGCTATCACGTGATGCTGATCGACCTGGTCGGCCAGGTCAAAGAAGGCGACACAGTGCCGCTGACCTTGACTGTCGAAAACGCCAATGGCGAGAAGGAGTCGATCAAGGTTGAGGCTCAAGCGCGAGCGCTGAATATGCCGGACCACAGCAAAATGCATTGA
- a CDS encoding SCO family protein: protein MSVSLTRRQVVAGMGLFSLGLLAGCDNSVSLSYKYGKDLSDKILGRTFKLKDSEGNLTTLSSFRGLMPMIFFGFTQCPAVCPTALARAVQIKKLMGKDGDILQVVFITLDPERDTPAVLDAYVKTFDPSFVALHGTLEETAETAKEFGVFYEKIPSGSTYTLSHTATSYVYDTRGRLRVGLSPSLSAQECTEDLLTVMEVC, encoded by the coding sequence ATGAGCGTTTCGTTGACCCGCCGCCAGGTGGTTGCAGGTATGGGCTTGTTCAGCCTTGGCCTCCTCGCTGGCTGTGACAATAGCGTCAGCCTGTCGTACAAGTACGGCAAGGACCTGAGCGACAAGATCCTCGGACGGACATTCAAGCTGAAAGACTCAGAAGGCAACCTCACGACGCTCTCGAGCTTTCGTGGTTTGATGCCGATGATTTTCTTCGGCTTCACCCAGTGCCCGGCGGTATGCCCCACCGCCCTGGCTCGCGCAGTGCAGATCAAGAAGCTGATGGGAAAAGACGGGGATATTCTCCAGGTCGTCTTCATCACGCTGGACCCGGAGCGGGATACGCCAGCGGTGTTGGATGCCTACGTCAAAACGTTTGATCCCTCCTTTGTCGCGCTCCACGGGACACTCGAGGAAACGGCGGAAACGGCCAAGGAGTTCGGGGTGTTCTATGAGAAAATCCCGAGCGGCTCCACCTATACGCTCTCCCATACAGCGACCAGCTATGTGTATGACACAAGGGGCAGGTTGCGCGTCGGGCTTTCCCCTTCCCTTTCTGCACAAGAGTGTACGGAAGACTTGCTAACCGTTATGGAAGTCTGCTGA
- a CDS encoding DNA-3-methyladenine glycosylase family protein, with amino-acid sequence MTDPYLPATAFLRAIDDDWARHIAAIGPCLHQPHAARDPYESLVRAIAYQQLHAKAGDAIVGRLLALFPSTAFPRPDQILATGFDQLRGCGFSASKIATIQGIAQAALDGVVPDYATALAMDDEALIERLITLRGVGRWTVEMLLIYSLERPDILPADDFGVREGYRRLKGLEVQPTRKQMVEIGLGWSPYRTVAAWYLWRVTNK; translated from the coding sequence TTGACCGATCCTTACTTGCCAGCGACGGCGTTTCTCAGGGCCATTGATGATGACTGGGCGCGTCACATCGCGGCCATCGGACCCTGTCTGCACCAGCCGCATGCGGCGCGCGATCCGTATGAGTCGCTGGTGCGGGCGATTGCCTATCAACAACTGCACGCCAAAGCCGGGGATGCGATTGTCGGTCGGTTGCTGGCGCTGTTTCCTTCGACGGCGTTTCCGCGCCCTGATCAGATTCTGGCGACCGGTTTTGATCAGCTGCGCGGGTGCGGCTTTTCGGCGAGCAAGATTGCGACGATTCAGGGCATCGCTCAAGCGGCGCTGGACGGTGTGGTACCCGATTATGCAACGGCGTTGGCGATGGATGATGAGGCGTTGATCGAGCGGTTGATCACGTTGCGCGGGGTTGGCCGCTGGACGGTTGAGATGCTGCTGATCTACAGCCTGGAGCGGCCGGATATTTTGCCGGCCGATGACTTCGGGGTGCGTGAGGGGTATCGGCGGTTGAAAGGTCTGGAAGTGCAGCCGACGCGTAAACAGATGGTAGAGATCGGGTTGGGGTGGAGTCCTTATCGGACGGTGGCGGCGTGGTATTTGTGGCGGGTGACCAACAAGTAG
- a CDS encoding TonB-dependent siderophore receptor: protein MSHPLAARFRFALCPLALALPAALLSLSCNARAAETVESKPAPKDDGALQLGATSISAVGLGATTEDTHSYTTGSTSSATGLALSPRETPQSVTVVTRQQMDDRGVQSVSDALRNAPGVSTQKYDSDRTEFSARGFAITNFQYDGVNQPYDGVYGENPNNSDDAASLDRIEIVKGSTGLMTGSGDPSATVNLIRKKPTKEFKASISGTVGSWDSYRTTGDISGPLNDTGSVRGRFVGSYQDKHSYIDHYSQKKDLFYGILEADLSDDTLLTFGIDKSSATPRGTSWTGNTVYFADGGRTDFSRSFNPGADWSRRDFDTVTYFTSLEQALANDWKLKVNLNQKTTDHDTRLASASGGAPDRATGEGMFLYWGRWEGHRVQNTADVNVSGPFTLGGREHELVAGFMTSHARQTGATFDSVIPGAGNVPGSIYDWNGDLPEQDFPKNGKYERTTSQNGAYLATRLRPTDDLSIILGSRVSTFKYNEDYSYYPGAGQTDTQTSYKEHGVVTPYAGVIYDLDDTYSVYASYTNIYQPQTYKDVAGSTLKPVEGNSYETGLKAAYLEGKLNASLAFFRIEQENVAQYVTTDTTGQDVYEAIPGATTKGVELELAGELSDGWNLSAGYTYARTRDKDEQRIYGFPLATTKPEHVVRTFTTYRLPGALDKVTVGGGVSWQSAFYGQSFSPTEGSTSLKQGGYTLVDLMTRYQYNEHLSFTANANNVFDKKYLTGLGNFGTTFYGEPRNLMLTTKWDF from the coding sequence ATGTCGCACCCACTTGCCGCCCGTTTTCGTTTTGCCCTGTGCCCCCTGGCACTGGCCCTGCCAGCCGCTCTGCTGAGCCTTTCCTGCAACGCCCGCGCCGCCGAAACGGTGGAAAGCAAACCGGCGCCCAAAGACGACGGCGCGCTGCAACTGGGTGCGACGAGTATTTCTGCCGTAGGCTTGGGCGCGACCACCGAGGACACCCATTCCTACACCACGGGCTCAACGTCCTCGGCCACCGGCCTGGCCTTGTCGCCCCGTGAAACGCCGCAATCGGTCACCGTGGTCACCCGTCAGCAAATGGACGATCGCGGCGTGCAGAGTGTCAGCGACGCGTTGCGCAATGCCCCCGGCGTGTCGACGCAAAAATACGACAGTGACCGTACCGAGTTTTCCGCCCGCGGTTTTGCCATCACCAACTTCCAGTACGACGGGGTCAACCAGCCGTACGACGGTGTCTACGGTGAGAACCCGAACAACAGCGATGACGCGGCCAGCCTCGACCGCATCGAAATCGTCAAGGGTTCGACCGGCCTGATGACCGGTTCGGGCGACCCGTCCGCCACCGTCAACCTGATTCGCAAGAAGCCGACCAAGGAATTCAAGGCCTCGATCAGCGGCACCGTCGGTTCGTGGGACAGCTACCGCACCACCGGCGATATTTCCGGTCCGCTGAACGATACCGGCAGTGTGCGCGGCCGCTTCGTCGGTTCGTACCAGGACAAGCATTCCTACATCGATCACTACAGCCAGAAGAAAGACCTGTTTTACGGCATCCTCGAAGCGGACCTGTCGGACGACACCCTGCTGACCTTCGGCATCGACAAGTCCAGCGCCACCCCACGCGGCACCTCCTGGACCGGTAATACGGTGTACTTCGCCGACGGCGGCCGCACCGACTTCTCGCGCAGCTTCAACCCGGGCGCCGACTGGAGCCGTCGTGATTTCGACACGGTCACCTACTTCACGTCGCTGGAGCAGGCCCTGGCCAATGACTGGAAACTCAAGGTCAATCTCAACCAGAAAACCACCGATCACGATACGCGCCTGGCCTCGGCCAGCGGCGGCGCACCGGACCGCGCCACCGGTGAAGGCATGTTCCTTTACTGGGGCCGCTGGGAAGGTCATCGCGTGCAAAACACGGCGGACGTGAACGTGTCCGGGCCCTTCACCCTGGGCGGTCGCGAGCACGAACTGGTGGCCGGTTTCATGACGTCCCATGCCCGCCAGACCGGCGCGACGTTCGACAGCGTTATCCCCGGTGCCGGAAATGTCCCTGGCAGCATTTATGACTGGAACGGCGACCTGCCGGAACAGGATTTCCCGAAAAACGGCAAGTACGAGCGCACCACCAGTCAGAACGGTGCTTACCTGGCCACGCGCCTGCGCCCGACCGACGATCTGTCGATCATCCTCGGCAGCCGCGTGAGCACCTTCAAGTACAACGAGGATTACAGCTACTACCCGGGCGCCGGCCAGACCGACACCCAGACCAGCTACAAGGAACACGGCGTCGTCACCCCTTACGCCGGTGTGATCTATGACCTGGATGACACGTATTCGGTCTACGCCAGCTACACCAACATCTATCAGCCGCAGACCTACAAGGACGTCGCCGGTTCGACCCTGAAGCCGGTTGAAGGCAACAGCTACGAGACCGGTCTGAAAGCGGCGTACCTCGAAGGCAAACTGAACGCCAGCCTGGCCTTCTTCCGCATCGAGCAGGAGAACGTCGCCCAATACGTCACCACTGACACCACCGGGCAGGACGTTTACGAAGCCATCCCCGGCGCCACCACCAAAGGCGTGGAGCTGGAACTGGCGGGCGAACTGTCCGATGGCTGGAACCTGTCGGCCGGCTATACCTATGCCCGTACCCGCGACAAGGACGAGCAACGGATCTACGGTTTCCCGCTGGCCACCACCAAACCGGAACACGTCGTGCGTACGTTCACCACCTACCGCTTGCCTGGCGCACTGGACAAGGTCACCGTCGGTGGCGGCGTCAGCTGGCAGAGCGCGTTCTACGGCCAGAGCTTCAGCCCGACCGAGGGCAGCACCTCGCTCAAACAAGGCGGCTATACCCTCGTCGACCTGATGACCCGTTATCAGTACAACGAGCACCTGAGCTTCACCGCCAACGCCAACAACGTCTTCGACAAGAAGTACCTGACGGGCCTGGGCAACTTCGGTACGACGTTCTACGGCGAGCCGCGCAACCTGATGCTGACCACCAAGTGGGATTTCTAA
- a CDS encoding bifunctional transcriptional activator/DNA repair enzyme AdaA, producing MNLQNAMLPPHAEMVRAMLERDTTYEGVFFTAVKTTGIFCRPSCTARKPKPENVEFFAHADDCLSAGYRACLRCKPLDAAAIAPDWVQKLLQSVDADPELRWSDAQLQAEGIEPLKLRRWFKQHFGMTFHAWLRTRRLGMALGGIRQGDSIDSAAFDSGYESLSGFRDAFQKSFHIPPGRAANSEPLLFTRLTTPLGPMIAMAERRGLVLLEFLDRPALTREVEALQNRHGYAVAPGHNAHLQQIETELAQYFAGKLTEFKVPLHLPGSEFSRQVWAELAKIPYGQTSTYGTIAALLGKPGASRAVGLANGHNRISIVLPCHRVIGADGSLTGYGGGQPRKAFLLRLENAAVQVTRQLAF from the coding sequence ATGAACCTACAAAACGCGATGCTTCCGCCCCACGCCGAGATGGTTCGCGCCATGCTCGAACGAGACACCACCTACGAGGGGGTGTTTTTTACTGCGGTCAAAACCACCGGCATCTTCTGCCGCCCCAGCTGCACGGCGCGCAAACCGAAACCGGAGAACGTCGAGTTCTTCGCCCATGCCGATGACTGCCTGTCCGCCGGCTATCGCGCCTGCCTGCGTTGCAAACCGCTGGACGCGGCCGCCATTGCTCCGGACTGGGTGCAGAAGCTGCTCCAGTCGGTGGACGCCGATCCCGAGCTGCGCTGGAGCGATGCCCAGTTGCAGGCCGAGGGCATCGAGCCGCTGAAGCTGCGGCGCTGGTTCAAACAACATTTCGGCATGACCTTTCACGCCTGGCTGCGCACCCGCCGCCTGGGCATGGCGCTGGGCGGGATCAGGCAGGGCGATTCCATCGACAGCGCGGCGTTCGATTCCGGTTACGAATCCCTGAGCGGCTTTCGCGACGCCTTTCAAAAATCCTTCCACATCCCCCCCGGTCGTGCGGCCAATAGCGAGCCTTTGCTGTTCACGCGCCTGACCACGCCGCTGGGGCCGATGATCGCCATGGCCGAACGGCGCGGGCTGGTGTTGCTGGAGTTTCTCGACCGACCGGCGCTGACCCGGGAAGTCGAAGCCCTGCAGAACCGTCATGGTTATGCCGTGGCGCCGGGACACAATGCACACTTGCAGCAGATCGAAACAGAGCTGGCCCAGTATTTCGCCGGCAAACTGACCGAATTCAAGGTGCCGCTGCACTTGCCTGGCTCCGAGTTCTCCCGGCAGGTCTGGGCCGAACTGGCGAAAATCCCCTACGGCCAGACCAGCACCTACGGCACCATCGCTGCGCTGTTGGGCAAGCCCGGTGCCAGCCGCGCCGTGGGTTTGGCCAACGGGCACAACCGGATTTCGATTGTCTTGCCCTGCCACCGGGTGATCGGTGCGGACGGCTCATTGACGGGCTATGGTGGAGGACAACCGCGCAAGGCGTTTCTGCTCAGGCTGGAAAACGCGGCGGTGCAGGTCACACGACAACTTGCGTTCTGA